A DNA window from Drosophila biarmipes strain raj3 chromosome 2R, RU_DBia_V1.1, whole genome shotgun sequence contains the following coding sequences:
- the LOC108030095 gene encoding uncharacterized protein LOC108030095 isoform X28 → MDLSLERDSSALGSLFQQIINDMKNTSPLWEDFVAKAGKLHTCLRAAIQAIAAYLDAFQKIADAATNSRGASKEIGTALTRVCLRHKAVETRLKTFTSAIMDCLVQPLQDKIEDWKRTVATIDKDHAKEYKRCRSELKKRSSDTLRLQKKARKGQTDGLQSLMDSHMQDVTLRRAELEDVEKKSLRAAMVEERLRYCSFVHMLQPVVHEECEVMSELGHLQEAMQSIALVTKEPSVLPQASEELIHDAKASINLYPESPGGGSGSQGGGCSNSLGSRKSSVCSISSMNSSGSSNSPGHHHYPRSLSQFVTPAIRLKPGESSDSGFCSSPALTTQTSNAANQTASVSTWPPHSQDVVDNLPPTADRPHTISTAYEKGHQRPPLTVYTFQNPETIHESGSCLNNGSGPPNGQPSSGQATPATQKSPAASLSRPPLPVRCSSLERPLSAQSNHRQGSGSNLLQRQCPSPIPAHITKELSAAHHAQQQQSQQPQTPPTYVNMSELATMAALKLTNQQQQQKPSPPPLQQQSSIDSTGSQHSNDSSGSHQLLQQQHHQQQQQHHSQPNHHSATATRSHSISSTASSLHSHPSIDSTVACGSLVGQPNHSTSTNTNTTSPSSGSSTPQNHYSPLLTNSPTSTAAGTPSGSSVGPGSALGFVYQVSSPTPPSSEVLKITEQTAAGQDQGSVNSGVEDADERSRASVLQKASMFEKAAAAAAVSPPAPNQSPAASSPASGGGGRRSEAEQQEMGGGAGGGSTRIARRSSINQAKPPPPVRRSSSVTPSPNASVGTFRTSSPAAGGGGGGIYAQPKLVNSMSSFRTSSPSPNGHAHPLPPTQPKTNPNLIAQLNARLSGKQQQPHQQQQQQQVEGIYGNQQAPGGESIYMRSGLSMSQPPQQQHYDDYATSTNIEKTGSIRAKTKAEFLENLNAKLAKQGMSGRAFAVRNLINSKALMYQNRQNLSRPSAQYRRPPTYPNTSTAMNATCEDQC, encoded by the exons AACACTTCGCCACTGTGGGAGGACTTTGTGGCTAAGGCCGGAAAACTGCACACATGCTTGAG GGCCGCCATCCAGGCAATCGCCGCCTATTTGGATGCCTTCCAAAAGATAGCCGATGCGGCGACCAATTCAAGAG GCGCCTCCAAGGAGATCGGCACTGCCCTGACCCGCGTCTGCCTGCGGCACAAGGCCGTGGAGACGCGTCTGAAGACCTTCACCAGCGCCATCATGGATTGCCTGGTGCAGCCGCTGCAGGACAAGATCGAGGACTGGAAGCGCACGGTGGCCACCATCGACAAGGACCATGCCAAAGAGTACAAGCGCTGTCGCAGCGAGCTGAAGAAGCGCTCCAGCGACACACTGCGCCTGCAGAAGAAGGCTCGCAAGGGGCAGACGGATGGGCTGCAGTCCCTGATGGACTCCCACATGCAGGATGTCACCCTGCGGCGGGCTGAGCTGGAGGATGTGGAGAAGAAGTCTTTGCGTGCGGCCATGGTGGAGGAGCGGCTGCGCTACTGCAGCTTTGTCCACATGCTGCAGCCGGTGGTGCACGAGGAGTGCGAGGTCATGTCCGAGCTGGGTCATCTTCAG GAGGCCATGCAGTCGATCGCCCTGGTCACGAAGGAGCCCAGTGTGCTACCCCAGGCCTCCGAGGAGCTCATCCACGATGCCAAGGCCAGCATTAATCTGTACCCAGAGTCGCCGGGCGGAGGTTCTGGGTCGCAGGGCGGTGGATGCTCCAACTCGCTGGGCTCTCGAAAGAGCTCCGTTTGCTCCATCAGCAGCATGAACAGCAGCGGCTCGAGCAACTCGCCGGGACACCACCACTATCCGCGCTCCCTGTCGCAG TTTGTAACGCCCGCAATTCGCTTGAAACCTGGTGAATCCAGTGATAGTGGCTTTTGCTCATCGCCAGCTCTAACAACACAg ACTTCGAATGCAGCGAATCAGACGGCAAGTGTATCCACCTGGCCCCCACATTCCCAGGACGTGGTGGACAACCTGCCACCGACCGCCGACCGTCCGCACACCATTTCGACGGCCTACGAGAAGGGTCACCAGCGTCCGCCGCTGACCGTCTACACGTTCCAGAACCCGGAGACCATTCACGAGTCGGGAAGCTGCCTGAACAACGGATCCGGGCCCCCCAATGGTCAGCCCTCGTCGGGACAGGCCACGCCGGCCACCCAGAAGTCTCCGGCTGCCTCACTTAGTCGGCCGCCCTTGCCAGTT CGCTGTTCCTCGCTGGAGCGACCGCTTTCGGCCCAGAGTAACCACCGCCAGGGAAGCGGGAGCAACCTGCTGCAGCGCCAGTGCCCCTCACCGATTCCGGCTCATATCACGAAAG AGCTGTCCGCAGCACACCatgcacagcagcagcaaagccAGCAGCCCCAGACGCCGCCCACCTATGTGAACATGTCCGAGCTGGCCACCATGGCGGCCTTGAAGCTGAccaaccagcagcagcagcagaagcccTCTCCACCGCCCCTGCAGCAGCAGAGCTCCATCGATTCGACCGGCTCCCAGCATTCCAACGACTCCTCCGGCTCGCATcagctcctccagcagcagcaccatcagcagcagcagcagcatcactCGCAGCCGAATCACCACTCAGCCACCGCCACACGCTCCCATTCCATATCCTCGACGGCCTCGTCACTGCACTCGCATCCGTCGATCGACTCCACCGTCGCTTGCGGCTCGTTGGTGGGCCAGCCCAACCACAGCACCAGCACCAACACGAACACCACCTCGCCGTCCAGTGGCAGCTCCACGCCACAGAACCATTACTCGCCCCTGCTAACCAACTCCCCCACGTCCACTGCCGCAGGTACTCCGAGCGGCAGCAGTGTAGGTCCCGGTTCCGCACTGGGATTTGTCTACCAGGTCAGCTCCCCGACGCCTCCATCCAGCGAGGTGCTGAAGATCACCGAGCAGACGGCAGCTGGGCAGGATCAGGGGTCGGTGAACAGCGGCGTAGAGGATGCAGATGAGCGGTCGCGGGCCTCTGTTCTGCAGAAGGCCTCCATGTTCGagaaggcagcagcagcggcagcggtcTCGCCCCCGGCTCCGAATCAGTCACCAGCAGCATCTTCTCCAGCTTCGGGGGGCGGAGGACGACGATCCGAGGCGGAGCAGCAGGAAATGG gaggaggagcaggcggtGGCTCCACGCGCATCGCACGTCGTTCGTCCATCAACCAGGCCAAGCCACCGCCGCCAGTGAGACGCAGCTCGTCGGTGACCCCCAGTCCCAATGCCTCGGTCGGG ACGTTCCGCACTTCATCACCAGCCGCTGGCGGAGGGGGCGGCGGCATCTACGCCCAGCCCAAGCTGGTCAACAGCATGTCCAGCTTCCGCACCAGCAGCCCCAGTCCCAACGGACACGCTCACCCACTGCCACCGACACAGCCAAAGACGAATCCGAACCTAATTGCACAGCTCAATGCACGACTCAGCggcaagcagcagcagccgcaccagcagcagcagcagcagcaggtcgAGGGGATCTATGGCAACCAACAGGCGCCCGGAGGAGAGTCCATCTACATGCGCAGTGGCTTGTCCATGTCGCAGccgccacagcagcaacactatGACG ACTATGCCACAAGCACAAATATCGAAAAGACTGGCAGTATTCGGGCCAAGACCAAGGCCGAGTTCCTCGAGAATCTCAACGCGAAGCTGGCGAAGCAGGGAATGTCTGGACGAGCATTTGCCGTGCGAAATCTCATTAACAGCAAGGCCCTG ATGTATCAAAATCGGCAAAATCTATCGCGCCCCAGTGCGCAATACCGTAGACCACCCACCTATCCCAACACCAGCACGGCCATGAATGCCACTTGCGAAGATCAGTGCTAA
- the LOC108030095 gene encoding mucin-5AC isoform X17 yields MDLSLERDSSALGSLFQQIINDMKNTSPLWEDFVAKAGKLHTCLRAAIQAIAAYLDAFQKIADAATNSRGASKEIGTALTRVCLRHKAVETRLKTFTSAIMDCLVQPLQDKIEDWKRTVATIDKDHAKEYKRCRSELKKRSSDTLRLQKKARKGQTDGLQSLMDSHMQDVTLRRAELEDVEKKSLRAAMVEERLRYCSFVHMLQPVVHEECEVMSELGHLQEAMQSIALVTKEPSVLPQASEELIHDAKASINLYPESPGGGSGSQGGGCSNSLGSRKSSVCSISSMNSSGSSNSPGHHHYPRSLSQFVTPAIRLKPGESSDSGFCSSPALTTQTSNAANQTASVSTWPPHSQDVVDNLPPTADRPHTISTAYEKGHQRPPLTVYTFQNPETIHESGSCLNNGSGPPNGQPSSGQATPATQKSPAASLSRPPLPVKPAHVRCSSLERPLSAQSNHRQGSGSNLLQRQCPSPIPAHITKELSAAHHAQQQQSQQPQTPPTYVNMSELATMAALKLTNQQQQQKPSPPPLQQQSSIDSTGSQHSNDSSGSHQLLQQQHHQQQQQHHSQPNHHSATATRSHSISSTASSLHSHPSIDSTVACGSLVGQPNHSTSTNTNTTSPSSGSSTPQNHYSPLLTNSPTSTAAGTPSGSSVGPGSALGFVYQVSSPTPPSSEVLKITEQTAAGQDQGSVNSGVEDADERSRASVLQKASMFEKAAAAAAVSPPAPNQSPAASSPASGGGGRRSEAEQQEMDKSFEDSIQALNNLIGELDSFQREIDEGKGKPVSSIISSSNNNNTTTSSNSSSDNNNLPATNSHIEPCAISNQTNSSGCGTDISDTTSDELAGDEMDARRQDRDRDMLGASDSELSRCYVSETSSLTGGLTAGGYENPTFAHFVANANREDVVSLDASDSVCLGQPRHAYVDTCSDSGSAVVVIYDHQIPNTPDIEFVKQNSEIVVLRTKDPQPQTLQLHEMRELQQLPANLAGSPDSSPDSSGGQAPATATVAPAKQRLSSFRATSEQQLQLLGRGSPQRGKATGEQAAQDQHFPAQAQPQQQQQQDSDGISQPVDPIRRQLPPKPTNLSIFNGPAPSVGDRPLVPRKSDFKADLDAKIRRQKQKVKQQLQQQQQQQQQSPQQQQAPQEPQHSPQSPPTRNCNVTNSPAANVTASASASASASAFTDQTHRMPIQSQTATFNHKQCKTPATMALSSPSSPSRGHLASALSSSSLSSLPLPATTSSPSNAPPSMLPASDHRPPAHPYVCSTAPANPHHANSFGNANASLKPCITPRPASLSGGGAGGGSTRIARRSSINQAKPPPPVRRSSSVTPSPNASVGTFRTSSPAAGGGGGGIYAQPKLVNSMSSFRTSSPSPNGHAHPLPPTQPKTNPNLIAQLNARLSGKQQQPHQQQQQQQVEGIYGNQQAPGGESIYMRSGLSMSQPPQQQHYDAAAQAPNMRQAHSHQQQQQQQHYTCPPPLEDPPPPPIYAAGASATMPKKMARPPTGQQNAHAAHPSAYAAATATLPKNMVQQQQRLQQQQHQQQQYQQPAGLGIGNGNGNGHLAQRPQLPLPQQKLRAAQQQHLAEQQQQHQQRQPPIPSRHSSVQQKIFVSTNPFIQTTAVKFHSPSASPTCGSPVTGSGSGSGSLASIYATTSRGGHHQQQQQHAHQQQLQHQQQQHYYRDVAGGNSNGGNAYYNHNAHAHSQAHHSNYATSTNIEKTGSIRAKTKAEFLENLNAKLAKQGMSGRAFAVRNLINSKALMYQNRQNLSRPSAQYRRPPTYPNTSTAMNATCEDQC; encoded by the exons AACACTTCGCCACTGTGGGAGGACTTTGTGGCTAAGGCCGGAAAACTGCACACATGCTTGAG GGCCGCCATCCAGGCAATCGCCGCCTATTTGGATGCCTTCCAAAAGATAGCCGATGCGGCGACCAATTCAAGAG GCGCCTCCAAGGAGATCGGCACTGCCCTGACCCGCGTCTGCCTGCGGCACAAGGCCGTGGAGACGCGTCTGAAGACCTTCACCAGCGCCATCATGGATTGCCTGGTGCAGCCGCTGCAGGACAAGATCGAGGACTGGAAGCGCACGGTGGCCACCATCGACAAGGACCATGCCAAAGAGTACAAGCGCTGTCGCAGCGAGCTGAAGAAGCGCTCCAGCGACACACTGCGCCTGCAGAAGAAGGCTCGCAAGGGGCAGACGGATGGGCTGCAGTCCCTGATGGACTCCCACATGCAGGATGTCACCCTGCGGCGGGCTGAGCTGGAGGATGTGGAGAAGAAGTCTTTGCGTGCGGCCATGGTGGAGGAGCGGCTGCGCTACTGCAGCTTTGTCCACATGCTGCAGCCGGTGGTGCACGAGGAGTGCGAGGTCATGTCCGAGCTGGGTCATCTTCAG GAGGCCATGCAGTCGATCGCCCTGGTCACGAAGGAGCCCAGTGTGCTACCCCAGGCCTCCGAGGAGCTCATCCACGATGCCAAGGCCAGCATTAATCTGTACCCAGAGTCGCCGGGCGGAGGTTCTGGGTCGCAGGGCGGTGGATGCTCCAACTCGCTGGGCTCTCGAAAGAGCTCCGTTTGCTCCATCAGCAGCATGAACAGCAGCGGCTCGAGCAACTCGCCGGGACACCACCACTATCCGCGCTCCCTGTCGCAG TTTGTAACGCCCGCAATTCGCTTGAAACCTGGTGAATCCAGTGATAGTGGCTTTTGCTCATCGCCAGCTCTAACAACACAg ACTTCGAATGCAGCGAATCAGACGGCAAGTGTATCCACCTGGCCCCCACATTCCCAGGACGTGGTGGACAACCTGCCACCGACCGCCGACCGTCCGCACACCATTTCGACGGCCTACGAGAAGGGTCACCAGCGTCCGCCGCTGACCGTCTACACGTTCCAGAACCCGGAGACCATTCACGAGTCGGGAAGCTGCCTGAACAACGGATCCGGGCCCCCCAATGGTCAGCCCTCGTCGGGACAGGCCACGCCGGCCACCCAGAAGTCTCCGGCTGCCTCACTTAGTCGGCCGCCCTTGCCAGTT AAGCCAGCCCACGTG CGCTGTTCCTCGCTGGAGCGACCGCTTTCGGCCCAGAGTAACCACCGCCAGGGAAGCGGGAGCAACCTGCTGCAGCGCCAGTGCCCCTCACCGATTCCGGCTCATATCACGAAAG AGCTGTCCGCAGCACACCatgcacagcagcagcaaagccAGCAGCCCCAGACGCCGCCCACCTATGTGAACATGTCCGAGCTGGCCACCATGGCGGCCTTGAAGCTGAccaaccagcagcagcagcagaagcccTCTCCACCGCCCCTGCAGCAGCAGAGCTCCATCGATTCGACCGGCTCCCAGCATTCCAACGACTCCTCCGGCTCGCATcagctcctccagcagcagcaccatcagcagcagcagcagcatcactCGCAGCCGAATCACCACTCAGCCACCGCCACACGCTCCCATTCCATATCCTCGACGGCCTCGTCACTGCACTCGCATCCGTCGATCGACTCCACCGTCGCTTGCGGCTCGTTGGTGGGCCAGCCCAACCACAGCACCAGCACCAACACGAACACCACCTCGCCGTCCAGTGGCAGCTCCACGCCACAGAACCATTACTCGCCCCTGCTAACCAACTCCCCCACGTCCACTGCCGCAGGTACTCCGAGCGGCAGCAGTGTAGGTCCCGGTTCCGCACTGGGATTTGTCTACCAGGTCAGCTCCCCGACGCCTCCATCCAGCGAGGTGCTGAAGATCACCGAGCAGACGGCAGCTGGGCAGGATCAGGGGTCGGTGAACAGCGGCGTAGAGGATGCAGATGAGCGGTCGCGGGCCTCTGTTCTGCAGAAGGCCTCCATGTTCGagaaggcagcagcagcggcagcggtcTCGCCCCCGGCTCCGAATCAGTCACCAGCAGCATCTTCTCCAGCTTCGGGGGGCGGAGGACGACGATCCGAGGCGGAGCAGCAGGAAATGG ACAAGTCTTTCGAAGATTCAATACAAGcactaaataatttaattggcgAACTAGACTCGTTCCAACGCGAGATCGATGAGGGCAAGGGCAAGCCGGTGAGCAGCAtaatcagcagcagcaacaacaacaatacgacgaccagcagcaacagcagcagcgacaacaacaacctGCCCGCCACCAACAGCCACATCGAGCCCTGCGCCATCAGCAATCAGACAAATTCGAGCGGCTGCGGCACGGACATATCGGACACCACCTCCGACGAACTGGCCGGCGACGAAATGGACGCCAGGCGGcaggatcgggatcgggacaTGCTGGGCGCCAGCGATTCGGAGCTGAGTCGCTGCTATGTGAGCGAGACGAGTTCGCTGACCGGTGGCCTAACGGCCGGCGGCTATGAGAATCCCACCTTTGCGCACTTTGTGGCCAATGCGAACCGGGAGGATGTCGTTTCGCTGGATGCCTCCGACAGCGTCTGTCTGGGCCAACCGCGCCACGCCTACGTGGACACGTGCAGCGACAGCGGCAGTGCCGTGGTGGTGATCTACGATCATCAGATACCCAACACCCCTGACATTGAGTTCGTGAAGCAGAACTCGGAGATCGTGGTGCTGCGGACGAAGGATCCGCAGCCGCAAACCCTGCAGCTGCACGAGATGCgcgagctgcagcagctgccggCCAATCTGGCCGGTTCGCCGGACTCCTCGCCGGACTCGTCTGGTGGCCAGGCACCGGCGACAGCAACTGTGGCGCCCGCCAAGCAGCGACTCTCCTCGTTTCGCGCCACCAgtgagcagcagctgcagctcctcGGACGCGGAAGTCCGCAAAGAGGTAAAGCAACCGGTGAGCAGGCGGCACAGGACCAGCATTTCCCAGCACAGGCCCaaccccagcagcagcagcagcaggataGTGATGGCATTAGCCAGCCAGTAGATCCCATAAGGCGGCAGCTGCCGCCCAAGCCCACCAACTTGAGCATTTTCAATGGGCCCGCGCCCAGTGTGGGAGATAGGCCCCTGGTGCCCCGAAAGTCGGACTTTAAGGCCGATCTAGACGCGAAAATACGCAGGCAAAAGCAGAAGGTTAAacagcagttgcagcagcaacagcagcagcagcaacaatcgccgcagcagcagcaagcaCCACAAGAACCGCAACACTCACCACAGTCGCCCCCAACCAGAAACTGTAATGTCACTAATAGCCCAGCCGCCAATGTTactgcatccgcatccgcatctgcatctgcatctgcattcACCGACCAAACTCATAGAATGCCAATCCAAAGTCAGACAGCCACATTCAATCACAAGCAATGCAAGACGCCCGCAACTATGGCCCTGTCATCGCCATCGTCACCATCTCGCGGCCATCTAGCATCCGCATTATCATCGTCATCGCTATCGTCATTACCATTACCAGCCACCACATCATCGCCATCAAATGCTCCGCCATCGATGTTGCCCGCCAGTGACCACCGACCACCCGCCCATCCATATGTGTGCTCCACTGCCCCAGCCAATCCCCATCATGCCAATAGCTTTGGCAATGCCAATGCCAGTCTCAAGCCGTGCATTACGCCCCGGCCGGCCTCGTTGTCGG gaggaggagcaggcggtGGCTCCACGCGCATCGCACGTCGTTCGTCCATCAACCAGGCCAAGCCACCGCCGCCAGTGAGACGCAGCTCGTCGGTGACCCCCAGTCCCAATGCCTCGGTCGGG ACGTTCCGCACTTCATCACCAGCCGCTGGCGGAGGGGGCGGCGGCATCTACGCCCAGCCCAAGCTGGTCAACAGCATGTCCAGCTTCCGCACCAGCAGCCCCAGTCCCAACGGACACGCTCACCCACTGCCACCGACACAGCCAAAGACGAATCCGAACCTAATTGCACAGCTCAATGCACGACTCAGCggcaagcagcagcagccgcaccagcagcagcagcagcagcaggtcgAGGGGATCTATGGCAACCAACAGGCGCCCGGAGGAGAGTCCATCTACATGCGCAGTGGCTTGTCCATGTCGCAGccgccacagcagcaacactatGACG CAGCTGCGCAAGCGCCGAACATGCGACAGGCCCATtcccatcagcagcagcaacagcagcagcactacACCTGCCCGCCTCCACTGGAGGATCCCCCACCGCCGCCCATTTACGCCGCCGGCGCATCGGCCACGATGCCCAAGAAGATGGCCCGCCCGCCCACTGGCCAGCAGAATGCGCATGCGGCCCACCCGAGCGCCTATGCGGCAGCCACGGCCACGCTGCCCAAGAACatggtgcagcagcagcagcgcttgcagcaacagcaacaccagcagcagcaatatcAACAGCCGGCAGGCCTGGGCattggcaatggcaatggcaatggccaCTTGGCTCAGCGTCCGCAGTTGCCGCTGCCCCAGCAGAAGCTGCGGGctgcacagcagcaacacttggcggagcagcagcagcagcatcagcaacgCCAGCCGCCCATACCTTCACGCCACTCGAGTGTGCAGCAAAAGATATTCGTCTCGACAAACCCATTCATACAGACAACGGCCGTCAAGTTTCACTCGCCCTCTGCCTCGCCCACTTGCGGCTCGCCAGTAACTGGATCTGGGTCGGGATCTGGGTCCCTGGCCAGCATTTACGCCACAACCTCGCGCGGAggccaccaccagcagcagcagcaacatgctcaccagcagcaactgcagcatcagcagcagcagcactacTATCGCGATGTTGCTGGGGGCAACAGCAATGGCGGCAATGCCTACTATAACCACAATGCCCATGCCCATTCCCAGGCACAtcattcaa ACTATGCCACAAGCACAAATATCGAAAAGACTGGCAGTATTCGGGCCAAGACCAAGGCCGAGTTCCTCGAGAATCTCAACGCGAAGCTGGCGAAGCAGGGAATGTCTGGACGAGCATTTGCCGTGCGAAATCTCATTAACAGCAAGGCCCTG ATGTATCAAAATCGGCAAAATCTATCGCGCCCCAGTGCGCAATACCGTAGACCACCCACCTATCCCAACACCAGCACGGCCATGAATGCCACTTGCGAAGATCAGTGCTAA